Below is a genomic region from Streptomyces sp. RPA4-2.
GGCTGCTGCCCGGCCTCCCCCGTTCCCAGCGTGGCCAGTTCAGGGGCGAGGGCGCGCAGCCGGGCGAGCGAGCGGTGTGTCGTGGACCGCACAGTCCCGACGGAGCAGCCGAGGAGCCGGGACACGTCGGCCTCGGGCAGGTCCTCGTAGTAGCGCAGTACGAGAACGGTGCGCTGGCGTGCGGTGAGCCGGGCCAGCGCGCCGCGCATCACGACGCGCAGGTCGGCCGCGGCCGAGGAGTCCGTGCCGTGGTGCGCGCCCTCCGGCGGCTCGGCGACGCTCACCTCCCGCCGGGGCCACTTCAGCCGCCAGCGGCTCACCTGCTGCCGGTAGAGGATCTGCCGTACGTACGCCTCGGGTTCGTCGATGCGGTGCCAGCGCCCGGCGGCCTTGATCAGGGCGGTCTGCAGCAGGTCCTCGGCGGCGTGGCGGTCCCCGCCGCTGAGCAGGACGGCCGTCCTCAGCAGCGCGGACGACCGGTTCGCCACGAACTCCCGGAAATTCTCCTGTGCTTCGGCATCCATCGTCACCTTCGTCTTTCCCGCGGGTCTTCTCCGACGGCCCTCGCCGCACTCCCCTGCCCCGTATGACGCGCGGGACCGTCCGCCACTATGCCCCCGGCCGGAGGGA
It encodes:
- a CDS encoding SigE family RNA polymerase sigma factor is translated as MDAEAQENFREFVANRSSALLRTAVLLSGGDRHAAEDLLQTALIKAAGRWHRIDEPEAYVRQILYRQQVSRWRLKWPRREVSVAEPPEGAHHGTDSSAAADLRVVMRGALARLTARQRTVLVLRYYEDLPEADVSRLLGCSVGTVRSTTHRSLARLRALAPELATLGTGEAGQQPSRDFSPVEVRS